The genomic segment CACGTGGAACGGCTTCAGGAGGCGATGGCGGGGTTGTCAGTGTCGCAGAAGCGCGAGGCCAGCCGACTCTTGCGTGCTCTGAGTCGGCATGCCCGCGGCACGACGGGGGACCGAATGACGGAGGACGACTGAGGCGCAGGCCTCAAAATTTTTTCCACCAATAGTTAGATTTCTAACGATTTATCCAAGGAGGTTGCTCATGTCTCTCGCACCATCACTCACGCAGACATCGCTGGTCGGACGCGGCCGCACTGGACTCATTGCCCTGTGGGTTGTCCAGATTGGGCTCGCCGGCATGTTCCTGCTCGCCGGCGGCTCGAAGCTCCTCGGCGCCGCGCCGATGGTGGCGTTGTTCGACGCCATCGGCATCGGCCAATGGTTCCGCTATGTCACAGGCCTTATCGAGGTCAGCTCGGCGATTGCGCTGCTCGTGCCGTCGTTCGCGGTATTCGGTGCCGCGGCACTCGTGGCAACGATGATCGGTGCTGTCGCCACGCACCTCTTGATCATTGGAGGCTCCCCTGCGATGCCGGCGATTCTGCTGATCGGCTCAGCAGTCGTCGTCTGGGCTCGCCGGCATCAACTGCTCGGTGACCAGCCGACGGTCCGCTGACGATCTGATCGGAGTTCGTAGAAGGAGGCAGCGATGACATCACCAACGTTCGTTCAACCGTCGACCCGGAAGGTCGTGCATCGCACGCGGGGAGATCGCCATGGCCCGATCACCCGTCTCATGAGCCCATCGGACCTGGGTGCGCGGCTCAAGCCGTTCGTCTTCCTCGACCTCTTCGAGGCAGACATGCGAGCGTTGGCGGGCAGTATGCTCGTGCATCCACATTCGGGAATCGCCACGGTGACGGTGTTTACGCGCGGCGACGTGACCTTCGACGATCCGATCGCGGGACACGGCACGATCGGCTACGGTGGCCTTGAGTGGGCGCGTGCTGGACTCGGCATGTGGCATGGCAAGGAACTGTCAGCCGGATCGTCGCCGACGGTGCAGGGTTTCCAGCTGTGGATCGCCCTTCCGCCTGAATTGGAGCGCGCCGCCCCAGAAACCCAGTACCTCGGCTCTGAATTGGCGCCGAGCATCGGTCCGGCCCGATTGATCGTTGGTTCGTACGAAACCGCGACGAGCCCGGTCCGAGCTCCACGTGGCATTAACTACTTACTTGTCACGCTCAAGCCAGGCCAGAGCTGGACGTATGAACCGCCTGGCGGTCACACCGTTGCGTGGGTCGCCGTCGCCGAGGGCTCACTGAGCGGCAGTGAGCGGTTGTTGCAAGGTGAACTCGTGACATTCGAGGCAAGCGAGGCATCTGTCGTGTTTCAGGGAGAGGATGGCACTGGCGCAACTTTCGTCCTCGGCTCCGCGGTTCCGCATCCGTACGAGCTGCATCTGGGTGCCTATTCGGTCCACACATCAGCGGAAGCCCTTGCCGCGGGCGAACGGAACCTGCGCGAACTCAAGACACGTTTGGACGCGACAGGCGACCGGCGCACGGCATCGGGCTCAACGCCTGTGTTCCGGGGATGAACGGCGCGTGGACGGGTCTGTGGCTTGCGCGAACTGACCCGTCCCGTCGTCCCGTGGTCGCGTCCGCAAGCGAAGATCCAGCGGGTTGGCAGGGGCCGGGGCGCCGGCCGCGTTCTATACTGGAAAGCTGGCGTCAGACGGTTGTGTCGGATCGAGCCTCGGTGGCCGAGCGGGGCCAGATCGCCGTAAGTGATCGCAGGACATTAGGAGGTCTGACACAGTTTCTGACACTCGCTGTTTCGGGCTCAACCACTAGCCTGTAAACTGCTGATTCTAAAGACACGGAGAGATGTCCGAGTGGTTGCAAGTAGTCGGCGACTGAATAATCCCCTTGTGGACCTATCACAATACGTCCTCGAAACTCTCCGCAGGGATGAGGAATTCGTCCTGTATAGGGGCGAGCACCCGAACCAACTAGGTTCACGATCAGTTCTCCTGCTTGTTCCTGCTTTGCTGCAGCCGGGGCCGGAG from the Vicinamibacteria bacterium genome contains:
- a CDS encoding DoxX family protein, with the protein product MSLAPSLTQTSLVGRGRTGLIALWVVQIGLAGMFLLAGGSKLLGAAPMVALFDAIGIGQWFRYVTGLIEVSSAIALLVPSFAVFGAAALVATMIGAVATHLLIIGGSPAMPAILLIGSAVVVWARRHQLLGDQPTVR
- a CDS encoding pirin family protein; the protein is MTSPTFVQPSTRKVVHRTRGDRHGPITRLMSPSDLGARLKPFVFLDLFEADMRALAGSMLVHPHSGIATVTVFTRGDVTFDDPIAGHGTIGYGGLEWARAGLGMWHGKELSAGSSPTVQGFQLWIALPPELERAAPETQYLGSELAPSIGPARLIVGSYETATSPVRAPRGINYLLVTLKPGQSWTYEPPGGHTVAWVAVAEGSLSGSERLLQGELVTFEASEASVVFQGEDGTGATFVLGSAVPHPYELHLGAYSVHTSAEALAAGERNLRELKTRLDATGDRRTASGSTPVFRG